From a single Anoplolepis gracilipes chromosome 3, ASM4749672v1, whole genome shotgun sequence genomic region:
- the LOC140663613 gene encoding uncharacterized protein has protein sequence MDPEVSLAYENLVNAAPGEGILPPAQSKNLKAHIPAYRISRQGFIRDVPLNVTEIKRKFFHHTKFYQSYLSFMVKYDVNIFVPKVASCFSCLRYRHSSLQCKSFSRCRHCAEKSHGDQVSCPKADLPLLCANYKGPHRTYDSQCPEFLVQRRICELSAIKNVPLSDARAAIRFSRKNPKSNFNFDLSNYPDLGNVSTLDILYFTALSSTFPSSYPLFSYAEVARPLPSSSRLTAPNSNKKNSRTRPTFTLNPSSAHQGTRPSSLLLNSIPCQPSSHHSSSPPTSFFSSPNSLLIAPNGQWPQSSLNGLATIQSHNLNPSSSSPFFCVRKMLYASPKERENFPGVCGTPLIIGVY, from the exons ATGGACCCTGAAGTTAGCTTGGCTTATGAAAACTTAGTGAATGCTGCTCCTGGTGAAGGTATCCTCCCGCCTGCTCAG TCTAAGAACCTTAAAGCTCATATTCCTGCTTACAGGATCTCCAGACAGGGCTTCATTCGAGATGTCCCTTTGAATGTAACAGAGATAAAAAGGAAATTCTTTCACCATACGAAATTTTATCAGT CATATCTGTCTTTTATGGTTAAATAcgatgttaatatttttgttcctAAGGTTGCCTCTTGTTTTTCTTGCCTTCGTTATAGACATTCCAGCCTTCAATGTAAGAGCTTTTCTAGATGCCGCCATTGTGCTGAAAAGTCTCATGGGGATCAGGTTTCATGCCCTAAGGCTGATTTACCCCTGCTTTGTGCAAACTATAAGGGTCCTCACAGAACTTACGACTCGCAGTGCCCTGAATTCTTGGTTCAAAGAAGAATTTGCGAACTCTCTGCTATCAAAAATGTCCCTCTTTCGGATGCCCGGGCCGCTATTCGTTTCTCTCGCAAAAATCCTAAatccaattttaattttgacctCTCTAATTATCCAGATTTGGGTAACGTATCCACTCTTGATATCCTTTATTTTACAGCTCTTTCATCTACATTTCCTTCTTCTTATCCTCTTTTTTCTTACGCTGAAGTCGCTCGTCCTCTCCCTTCTTCCTCTCGTCTTACTGCTCCTAATTCTAATAAGAAAAACTCTCGCACTCGTCCTACTTTTACTCTTAATCCTTCTTCTGCACACCAAGGTACTAGGCCTTCTTCCCTTCTTCTTAATTCTATTCCTTGCCAACCCTCTTCTCACCATTCTTCCTCTCCTCCTACTTCCTTCTTCTCCTCTCCCAATTCTCTCCTAATTGCTCCCAATGGCCAATGGCCTCAATCCTCCCTTAATGGACTTGCTACTATTCAATCTCATAACCTCAatccctcttcctcttctcccTTTTTTTGCGTCAGGAAAATGCTTTATGCATCTCCCAAGGAGCGGGAAAACTTTccgggggtatgtgggactcccCTTATAATCGGGGTATACTAA